The following is a genomic window from Malus sylvestris chromosome 12, drMalSylv7.2, whole genome shotgun sequence.
GTTCAGTGATCTCTAAACAATTGAGTTTGCAGTGTTTTTGCCTAAAGTGTGATATTATCAAGTGGGGGAGAAAAAAGGGTGTTTATTAACAtgaaattcctagcatgagAATCTAGAAGCCCGAAAATGCCATGAGCAAGAGTTCCTGTCTTAATGGGAAAGGAAAGAGGAAATCTTTTAACGGATCTAATTGTAAATATTGGTTCATTTTTACTTTGAGGAACATTTGAAAATCCCCTCGTTTCTGTTCTCCTAATCAAAGTGGAGTGTTTTATCAGCAAATACTGCCAGATTTCATGGTGAAGTTTCAATCTGAACCAATTACTATCACGTGATTAACTCCCATTCAGACAGAAGGACGGAAAGACTAACCTTGTGAATGTACAAAATGTTACTTTTACCAGGGCCTGCAACTATTATTCCACCTTGCTGCCTGCCAAATAAACAAGAACGTAACAAAAGGTGAATCCTCTCATGATATATAACTTGTCGTAAGATATGGATATACGTATATACCAGCCGCCTCTGGCCACAGTGTCCTGTTCAAATGAAAGCTTCCAGTCTTGTCGATAACCTTCCATGTACAACTCTATTATCTTAAGACCTGCCTAGAATGTGGTGGAAGCAACTTAGATGAGAAGTCCCACTAGCTACCTTTATAAAAGAACATGAAATGTTTCTTACTTTGGGAGTGAATGTAGTTGTGACCCCAGAAACAAATCTTAACGCTTCATACGATGAGTGAGTAGGATCAGCGTAAACTTCTGAAATACAATACTGAGATGCCTTaaggaggagaaaaaaaaaagaacccttCAAGGTAGAAAACACAAGCTCTCTCGAGATTTACCTCCCTTGAATTTTGTTTGCTCAGAAAATGCTTTTGCCTACACGAATTAGCGCTCATGGTTATAAACGGTCATTTCACTTAACAAATCAAAACAAGGAATAGATAACGAAACCTCGGAAAAAAATTAACTCTCAACCGATGGCAGATGAATCAAATACAGTTTCTAAGGGCAAACCTGATCAGTACTACCAGGTCCGATTAAAACAAGCGCCACACCAGATGCATCCATTATATCCTGTCAACATACAAAGAAATGTCAAAATTGTGTTGCGACCAAAGAGATTTCAATGCAAGTGCAGAAACAATCGTCTAATATTCAATTGACGAAAAACTAAGGAGCGCGAAAATCGCTACCCAAAGGTAATTACGCACATCCTCCTCCTCGGGGAGGCTTCGGTGTATGCCTTGCGGAAATGGCAAAGTTCCCCTTCAACAATTAAATTTAACACGTACTAATCTTTTATGGCAAGGAAGCTGcaaattatatataatgatcAATGAGTAAATACCTTCTTTGATGCAAGATAGTCAGCCCGCTTTCGGCAAAAGACACATCTGATAATTAAACAACGCTTTAATTCTCAACAAATACAGATTAACGATTGCTAATCAAATCTCAGTACAGAAAGAAATAGTTCAATTGGTAATAGAAACTCACCCGAAATGGCGCGCAAACGCGACGACAGCTGTCCTGTCCTTCCACAAATCCGATATCGGAATCCCGTTCCCGTTCAAATCAAACACTTTCACCGTTTCCAATAAACTCGCCGCATCTTCACCGCTCAAAGAAGAGTCGATCCCTGCTCACGTCCTCACAGGATTATAATAGTTTTCTATTTTCTAGATTTTCTTGGAAACCAAACAGATTATTAGAAAAGGGAAAACTTGCCGGGGGAGCCAGAGACGGCGGATGCTACGACCGCGGATTGGCGCGGTGAGAACTTGACAAGTCCGTTGCAGCTGTTGAGATTGAGGACGAAGCTGGACTTCAAATTCGATGATTGCGCGGGGAATACACGTGGAGTACTGCGATTGGGGGTCCGATTAAGCTGGAGGGTGCTGGAGAAGAGCGTTGCAGAGAGAGTAACCGCCA
Proteins encoded in this region:
- the LOC126593676 gene encoding thioredoxin-like protein AAED1, chloroplastic; protein product: MAVTLSATLFSSTLQLNRTPNRSTPRVFPAQSSNLKSSFVLNLNSCNGLVKFSPRQSAVVASAVSGSPGIDSSLSGEDAASLLETVKVFDLNGNGIPISDLWKDRTAVVAFARHFGCVFCRKRADYLASKKDIMDASGVALVLIGPGSTDQAKAFSEQTKFKGEVYADPTHSSYEALRFVSGVTTTFTPKAGLKIIELYMEGYRQDWKLSFEQDTVARGGWQQGGIIVAGPGKSNILYIHKDKEAGDDPDIKDILKACCGS